Proteins encoded within one genomic window of Gambusia affinis linkage group LG09, SWU_Gaff_1.0, whole genome shotgun sequence:
- the LOC122837601 gene encoding bifunctional heparan sulfate N-deacetylase/N-sulfotransferase 1-like, with the protein MLGCVTRLRRLVRLLPLQTSLLILFLFCTVSVFIFSYFLYGVKREPEPSAVGLSGPEGASADSDYPRVVPSRLLPVRSVPGGSGVDLGGTRTDPVVLVFVESQYSQLGQEIVAILESGRFKYRTEISPGKGDMPTLTDKERGRFTLVIYENILKYVNLDAWNRELLDKYCVEYGVGIIGFFKANENSLLSAQLKGFPLFLHSNLGLKDCTVNPKSPLLLITRAGQMLPGPLPGDDWTVFQSNHSTYEPVLMAKTQSAESVASLGQNAAMLPSVVQDLGLHDGIQRVLFGNNLNFWLHKLVFVDAVAFLTGKRLSLSLERYILVDIDDIFVGKEGTRMKVPDVKALLETQRELRTHVPNFTFNLGFSGKFFHAGSDEEDLGDDLLLSHVKDFWWFPHMWSHMQPHLFHNQSVLAEQMLLNKKFAMEHGIPTNMGYAVAPHHSGVYPVHMQLYDAWKKVWGIKVTSTEEYPHLKPARFRRGFIHSGISVLPRQTCGLFTHTIFYKDYPGSPNELDKLINGGELFLTVLLNPISIFMTHLSNYGNDRLGLYTFKSLVMFVKTWTNLKMQTLPPIQLAQKYFSLFPSERDPLWQDPCEDKRHKDIWSKEKTCDRFPKLLVIGPQKTGTTALYLFLGMHPDLTSNYPSKETFEEIQFFNGHNYHRGIDWYMEYFPLPSNTSSDYYFEKSANYFDSEVAAQRAAALLPKAKIITILINPADRAYSWYQHQRAHDDPVALKYSFNEVITAARDAPIKLRVLQNRCLVPGWYAVHLERWLNHYHSSQLLVLDGQMLKTEPASVMDKIQKFLGLANVINYHKILAFDPKKGFWCQLLEGGKTKCLGKSKGRRYPDMDPESQEFLREYYRDHNIELSKLLYRMGQPLPSWLREELVHTR; encoded by the exons ATGCTGGGATGCGTGACACGCCTCCGTCGGCTGGTCCGCCTCCTTCCCTTGCAGACCTCCCTGCTCATCCTCTTCCTATTCTGCACAGTCAGCGTTTTCATCTTCTCTTACTTCCTCTATGGCGTCAAGCGAGAGCCAGAGCCTTCGGCGGTGGGCTTGTCTGGCCCCGAAGGAGCCTCCGCGGACTCGGACTACCCAAGGGTGGTTCCGTCCCGGCTGCTGCCCGTGCGGAGCGTCCCGGGGGGTTCTGGGGTGGACCTCGGAGGGACCAGGACAGATCCTGTGGTTCTGGTGTTTGTGGAAAGCCAATATTCTCAACTGGGGCAGGAGATCGTGGCCATTCTGGAGTCTGGCCGGTTCAAGTACCGGACTGAGATTTCTCCCGGGAAGGGGGACATGCCCACCCTGACGGACAAGGAGAGGGGGCGTTTCACGCTGGTGATTTATGAAAACATTCTCAAGTATGTGAACTTGGACGCTTGGAACCGAGAGCTTCTGGATAAATACTGTGTAGAGTACGGAGTGGGCATCATCGGCTTCTTCAAG GCCAACGAAAACAGTCTGCTGAGTGCGCAACTCAAAGGCTTCCCCCTCTTTCTCCACTCCAACTTGGGTTTGAAGGACTGCACGGTCAACCCTAAGTCGCCGCTCCTCTTAATCACCCGGGCGGGCCAGATGCTGCCCGGTCCCCTGCCGGGGGACGACTGGACCGTGTTCCAGTCCAACCACTCCACCTACGAGCCCGTGCTGATGGCGAAGACCCAGTCGGCCGAGAGCGTGGCGTCACTGGGACAGAACGCGGCCATGCTGCCCTCGGTGGTGCAGGACCTGGGGCTTCACGATGGCATCCAGAGGGTCCTGTTTGGcaataatttgaatttttggCTGCACAAGCTGGTGTTTGTGGACGCCGTGGCTTTTCTAACCGGGAAGAGGCTCTCGCTGTCACTGGAGCGCTACATCCTGGTGGATATCGACGACATCTTTGTGGGCAAGGAAGGCACCCGCATGAAGGTGCCTGATGTAAAG GCCCTGCTGGAGACGCAGAGGGAGCTGCGCACCCATGTGCCCAACTTCACCTTCAATCTGGGCTTCTCAGGGAAATTCTTCCATGCTG GATCGGATGAGGAGGACCTGGGAGATGACCTGCTGCTGTCCCATGTGAAGGATTTCTGGTGGTTTCCTCACATGTGGAGCCACATGCAGCCCCATTTATTCCACAACCAGTCTGTCCTGGCCGAGCAGATGTTGCTCAACAAGAAATTTGCCATG GAGCATGGGATTCCCACGAACATGGGCTACGCGGTGGCCCCTCACCACTCTGGGGTCTATCCTGTACACATGCAGCTGTATGATGCCTGGAAGAAAGTTTGGGGCATCAAAGTGACCAGCACGGAGGAGTACCCTCACCTAAAACCCGCTCGCTTCCGACGGGGATTCATCCACAGCGGCATCAGC GTGTTGCCCCGGCAGACTTGTGGTCTTTTCACACACACCATCTTCTACAAAGACTACCCAGGCAGCCCAAACGAACTGGACAAGCTCATCAATGGGGGGGAGCTCTTTCTCACTGTTCTGCTGAACCCT ATCAGTATTTTCATGACCCATCTATCCAACTATGGGAACGACCGTCTTGGTCTGTACACCTTCAAAAGCTTGGTGATGTTTGTGAAGACGTGGACCAACCTGAAGATGCAGACTCTGCCGCCTATCCAGCTGGCTCAGAAATACTTCAGCCTGTTTCCGTCTGAGAGAGATCCCCTCTGGCAG GATCCTTGTGAGGATAAAAGACACAAGGACATCTGGtccaaagagaaaacatgtgaCCGCTTCCCAAAGCTGCTTGTCATTGGGCCTCAGAAGACAG GGACAACAGCACTTTACCTATTTCTTGGCATGCATCCTGACTTGACCAGCAACTACCCCAGCAAGGAGACGTTTGAGGAGATCCAGTTCTTCAATGGACACAACTATCACAGAGGCATTGACTG GTACATGGAGTACTTCCCTCTGCCCTCCAACACCAGTTCAGACTACTACTTTGAGAAGAGTGCCAACTACTTTGACTCTGAAGTGGCTGCTCAGAGGGCTGCTGCTCTTCTGCCTAAAGCTAAGATCATCACCATCCTCATCAACCCAGCGGACAGAGCTTACTCCTGGTACCAG CACCAAAGGGCTCATGACGACCCGGTGGCGCTGAAGTACTCCTTCAATGAAGTCATCACTGCAGCCCGCGACGCTCCAATCAAACTACGGGTTCTCCAGAATCGATGCCTGGTGCCGGGTTGGTACGCTGTCCACCTGGAGCGCTGGCTGAATCACTATCATTCCAGCCAG TTGTTGGTTTTGGATGGACAGATGCTGAAGACAGAGCCTGCCTCGGTCATGGACAAAATCCAGAAGTTTCTTGGCCTTGCCAACGTCATCAACTACCACAAGATTTTAGC ATTTGATCCCAAGAAAGGCTTCTGGTGTCAGTTGTTAGAGGGAGGAAAGACCAAGTGTCTGGGAAAGAGTAAAGGACGCAGGTACCCTGACATGGACCCTGAG TCCCAGGAGTTCCTCAGGGAGTACTACCGCGACCACAACATTGAGCTGTCTAAGCTGCTCTACAGGATGGGTCAGCCGTTACCCAGCTGGCTCAGAGAGGAGCTGGTCCACACCAGGTAG